CGTGACCATCGCGGACCTGATCTCCTACCGGATGCGCAACGAGTCCTTTGTGCACCGCCGGGCCGAGGTGCGCCTGCCCACCGAGTTCGGCGAGTTTCGCGCCTATGGCTACACCAACGACGTGGACGACCTGGAGCACGTGGCCCTGGTCAAGGGCGAGATCGACCCGGAAAAGCCGGTCCTGGTGCGGGTGCATTCCCAGTGCCTCACCGGTGACGTGTTCCATTCCCGCCGCTGCGACTGCGGCGACCAGCTGGCCCACGCCCTCAAGATGATCGACGACGAGGGCAGCGGGGTGCTGCTCTATATGAGCCAGGAGGGGCGGGGCATCGGCCTGGTCAACAAGCTCCGGGCCTATGAGCTGCAAGACCAGGGGGCCGACACCGTGGAGGCCAACGAGCGCCTGGGCTTCCCGGCCGACATGCGAGACTATGGAATCGGGGCACAGATCCTGGCCGACCTGGGGGTCCGCCAGATGCGCCTGATGACCAATAACCCCAAGAAGATGGTGGGCCTGGAGGGCTACGGCCTTTCGTTGGTGGAGCGGGTGCCCCTGGAGATTCCCGCCTGCCCGGACAACGAAGCCTACCTGCGCACCAAGTGCACCAAGATGGGGCACTTGCTCAAACAGGCCGAAGAGGCCGAATAGGGGGTGAGATGGCCAAGATAATCGAGGGAACCCTTAACGCCAAGGGTATGCGGGTGGCGCTGGTGGCGGCCCGCTTCAACGACTTCATTACCTCCAAGCTGGTTGACGGAGCCCTGGACGCTCTCAAGCGCCACGGCGCGGCCGAGCAGAACCTCACCGTGGTGTGGGTGCCCGGCGCCTTCGAGATTCCCCTGGTGGCTCGCAAGATCGCCGCCAGCGGCAAGTACGACGCGGTCATCGCCCTGGGCGCGGTGATCCGGGGAGCCACCGCGCACTTCGACTTCGTGGCCTCCGAGGTCTCCAAGGGCGTGGCCCAGGTGACCCTGGACACCGGCGTGCCCGTGATCTTCGGCGTGCTGACCACCGACACCATCGAGCAGGCCATCGAGCGGGCCGGCACCAAGGCCGGCAACAAGGGCTCCGACGCCGCCATGGCCGCCATGGAAATGGTGGACCTGCTCAAAAACCTCTAGGCCGCAAGCGGTCGGCAAAGGCGAGGGCCGTGGGCGAAAGACGCAAGAGCCGCGAACTGGCCCTCAAGGTGCTCTATCAGATGGAGCACGGGGACGCATCGGCCGAGGAGGCCCTGGCCAGCTTTGCCGACAACTTTGCCGCGCCGGCGCGGCTGTGGGACTATGCCCGCGAGCTGGTCATGGGCATCAGCGAGCGGGCCTGGGACATCGACGACTCCCTGTCCTCGGCCAGCCGCCGCTGGCGGGTGGAGCGCATGGACCGGGTGGACCGCAACATCCTGCGCATGGCCTGTTATGAGATGCTCTTCGCCGCCGATCCGGTGCCGCCCCGGGTGGCCATCAACGAGGCGGTGGAGCTGGCCAAACGCTACGGGGCCGACGAGTCCCCCGCTTTCATCAACGCGGTGTTGGACTCGCTGATGGCCGCACGGGGCTAGGGCCCATGCCTCCCTCCAGCACCTTCCGCAATCTGCCTTCCGACAAGCAGGACCGCATCCTGGACGAGGCCCTGAGCGAGTTCGCGGCCGTGGGCTACGCCCGGGCCTCGGTGAACCGCCTGGTGGCCCGCCTGGGCATCGCCAAGGGCAGCATCTTTCAATATTTCCGCGACAAGCCCGGCCTGTTCTCCCAGGTCTTCGACTTCGCGGTGGAGCGGGTGAAGAACCACCTGCGCGGGGTGCGCGAGGCCACGCGGGGCCAGGACGTATTCACCCGCCTGGAGAAAAGCCTCCTGGCCGGGCTGGAGCTCATCGACAACAACCCGCGCCTGTTCCAGCTCTATTTGCGCGTGGTCTTCGAAGGCGACGTTCCTTTTCGCGGGCGCCTGCTGGCCTCCATCCGCATCTTCAGCCACGACTACATCATGGATCTGCTCGAGGATGGGGTGGCGGCGGGAGACCTCAGGCCCG
This window of the Desulfarculaceae bacterium genome carries:
- a CDS encoding bifunctional 3,4-dihydroxy-2-butanone-4-phosphate synthase/GTP cyclohydrolase II; the protein is MPLASIAEAIEDIRNGKMVILVDDEDRENEGDLTMAAELCTPEAINFMAKYGRGLICLSLTPDMVQRLGLPLMVRDNQSPFETAFTVSIEARKGVTTGISAQDRAVTIRTAVDPGAGPADLVSPGHVFPLRAKRGGTLVRTGQTEGSVDLARLAGLTPSGVICEIMKDDGTMARMPDLEEFAVEHDLKIVTIADLISYRMRNESFVHRRAEVRLPTEFGEFRAYGYTNDVDDLEHVALVKGEIDPEKPVLVRVHSQCLTGDVFHSRRCDCGDQLAHALKMIDDEGSGVLLYMSQEGRGIGLVNKLRAYELQDQGADTVEANERLGFPADMRDYGIGAQILADLGVRQMRLMTNNPKKMVGLEGYGLSLVERVPLEIPACPDNEAYLRTKCTKMGHLLKQAEEAE
- the ribE gene encoding 6,7-dimethyl-8-ribityllumazine synthase; this translates as MAKIIEGTLNAKGMRVALVAARFNDFITSKLVDGALDALKRHGAAEQNLTVVWVPGAFEIPLVARKIAASGKYDAVIALGAVIRGATAHFDFVASEVSKGVAQVTLDTGVPVIFGVLTTDTIEQAIERAGTKAGNKGSDAAMAAMEMVDLLKNL
- the nusB gene encoding transcription antitermination factor NusB; translation: MGERRKSRELALKVLYQMEHGDASAEEALASFADNFAAPARLWDYARELVMGISERAWDIDDSLSSASRRWRVERMDRVDRNILRMACYEMLFAADPVPPRVAINEAVELAKRYGADESPAFINAVLDSLMAARG
- a CDS encoding TetR/AcrR family transcriptional regulator, which gives rise to MPPSSTFRNLPSDKQDRILDEALSEFAAVGYARASVNRLVARLGIAKGSIFQYFRDKPGLFSQVFDFAVERVKNHLRGVREATRGQDVFTRLEKSLLAGLELIDNNPRLFQLYLRVVFEGDVPFRGRLLASIRIFSHDYIMDLLEDGVAAGDLRPDLDLELAAFVVDATLERFLVASAVEHMDPGLGLSSADAQRAAELAAGLVGTLRMGLGVRP